Proteins encoded by one window of Modestobacter marinus:
- a CDS encoding 4-coumarate--CoA ligase family protein, with protein sequence MAFASRYPDVEIPELSVPQFVLGGAAERADRPALIDGLSGETITHGELAFYVERVAAALHARGLRKGDVVAVFSPNTIWYPVVFHGIAAAGCVISPVNALYTPEEIAFQLKDSGAKVLVTVSPFLDRALAATEKSPVDEVIVMDGAEGHASLRDLITADAPAVQVDIDPAEDLITLPYSSGTTGLPKGVMLTHRNLVANVTQSRPLAGVDEGNERIIAVLPFFHIYGLTVLMNQGLQWGGAVVTLPRFDLEQFLRVVQDQKITRAFVAPPIVLALAKHPMVDQFDLSSLRSITSGAAPLDESLAQAAQDRLRKGASEGVSVGQGYGMTELSPVSHTTPEVGLEPAGAGPTPKGTVGYALPNTECRLIDPATGEDAAPGERGELWVRGPQVMKGYLNNPQATAETLDGEGWLHTGDVAIVDDEGRYTVVDRVKELIKYKGYQVAPAELEAVLLNNPQIADAAVIGVLDKESGEELPKAFVVRAPGSEISEDDIKAYMAEHVAPHKKIRLVEFIDQVPKSMAGKILRKDLKNR encoded by the coding sequence GTGGCGTTCGCCAGTCGCTATCCCGATGTCGAGATCCCCGAGCTGTCGGTACCGCAGTTCGTGCTGGGCGGCGCCGCCGAACGCGCCGACCGCCCCGCGCTGATCGACGGCCTCTCCGGCGAGACGATCACCCACGGTGAGCTCGCCTTCTACGTCGAGCGGGTCGCCGCCGCGCTGCACGCCCGGGGCCTGCGCAAGGGCGACGTCGTCGCCGTCTTCAGCCCGAACACGATCTGGTACCCGGTGGTCTTCCACGGCATCGCCGCGGCCGGCTGCGTGATCAGCCCGGTCAACGCGCTGTACACGCCGGAGGAGATCGCCTTCCAGCTCAAGGACTCCGGCGCGAAGGTGCTGGTCACCGTCTCGCCGTTCCTGGACCGCGCGCTGGCGGCGACGGAGAAGTCGCCGGTCGACGAGGTCATCGTCATGGACGGCGCCGAGGGCCACGCCTCGCTGCGCGACCTGATCACCGCCGACGCCCCCGCCGTGCAGGTGGACATCGACCCGGCCGAGGACCTGATCACGCTCCCGTACTCCAGCGGCACCACGGGGCTGCCCAAGGGCGTCATGCTCACCCACCGCAACCTGGTGGCCAACGTGACCCAGTCCCGCCCGCTGGCCGGCGTCGACGAGGGCAACGAGCGGATCATCGCCGTCCTGCCGTTCTTCCACATCTACGGTTTGACCGTGCTGATGAACCAGGGCCTGCAGTGGGGCGGCGCCGTCGTCACCCTGCCGCGGTTCGACCTGGAGCAGTTCCTCCGGGTCGTCCAGGACCAGAAGATCACCCGGGCGTTCGTCGCCCCACCGATCGTGCTGGCGCTGGCCAAGCACCCGATGGTCGACCAGTTCGACCTCTCCTCGCTGCGCAGCATCACCTCCGGTGCCGCGCCGCTGGACGAGTCGCTGGCCCAGGCCGCCCAGGACCGGCTCCGCAAGGGCGCGAGCGAGGGCGTCAGCGTCGGGCAGGGCTACGGCATGACCGAGCTGTCGCCGGTCTCGCACACCACCCCCGAGGTGGGCCTGGAGCCGGCCGGCGCCGGCCCCACCCCGAAGGGCACGGTCGGCTACGCGCTGCCCAACACCGAGTGTCGGCTGATCGACCCGGCCACCGGCGAGGACGCCGCCCCCGGCGAGCGCGGCGAGCTGTGGGTGCGCGGGCCGCAGGTGATGAAGGGCTACCTGAACAACCCGCAGGCCACCGCCGAGACGCTGGACGGCGAGGGCTGGCTGCACACCGGTGACGTGGCGATCGTCGACGACGAGGGCCGCTACACCGTGGTCGACCGGGTCAAGGAGCTGATCAAGTACAAGGGCTACCAGGTGGCCCCGGCCGAGCTGGAGGCCGTGCTGCTCAACAACCCGCAGATCGCCGACGCCGCGGTCATCGGGGTGCTGGACAAGGAGAGCGGCGAGGAGCTGCCCAAGGCCTTCGTCGTCCGGGCGCCGGGCTCGGAGATCAGCGAGGACGACATCAAGGCCTACATGGCCGAGCACGTCGCCCCGCACAAGAAGATCCGGCTGGTCGAGTTCATCGACCAGGTGCCGAAGTCCATGGCCGGCAAGATCCTCCGCAAGGACCTCAAGAACCGCTGA
- a CDS encoding NAD(P)H-quinone oxidoreductase: MRAVTISSPGGPEVLGWGEVPDPVCGPGEVLVDVAATAVNRADTLQRQGHYPAPPGASEVLGLECSGVISEVGAEVTGWSVGDEVCALLSGGGYAERVAVPAGQLLPRPAGVELATAAALPEVVCTVWSNVFMLARLRAGEVFLVHGGSSGIGTMAIQLARRAGARVATTAGSPEKLAFCRELGAEILVDHREQDFVEVVREATDGHGADVVLDIIGAKYLARNLDVLATGGRLVGIGMQGGTKAKIDLGKLMRKRGSVHATTLRSRPATGPGGKAEIVAAVRHDVWPDVERGVVRPIVDRRLPMSRAGEAHALLESSGHIGKVLLLPG, from the coding sequence ATGCGTGCGGTGACGATCTCCTCCCCCGGCGGCCCCGAGGTGCTCGGCTGGGGTGAGGTGCCCGACCCGGTCTGCGGGCCCGGTGAGGTGCTGGTCGACGTGGCCGCCACCGCGGTGAACCGCGCCGACACCCTGCAGCGCCAGGGGCACTACCCGGCCCCGCCGGGCGCCAGCGAGGTCCTCGGCCTGGAGTGCAGCGGCGTGATCAGCGAGGTCGGCGCCGAGGTGACCGGCTGGTCGGTGGGCGACGAGGTGTGCGCGCTGCTGTCCGGTGGCGGGTACGCCGAGCGGGTCGCCGTCCCGGCCGGGCAGCTGCTCCCCCGCCCGGCCGGCGTCGAGCTGGCCACCGCCGCGGCGCTGCCGGAGGTGGTCTGCACGGTCTGGTCCAACGTGTTCATGCTCGCCAGGCTGCGGGCCGGCGAGGTCTTCCTGGTGCACGGCGGGTCCAGCGGCATCGGCACGATGGCGATCCAGCTCGCCCGGCGCGCCGGTGCCCGGGTGGCGACGACGGCCGGCAGCCCGGAGAAGCTGGCCTTCTGCCGCGAGCTCGGCGCCGAGATCCTGGTCGACCACCGCGAGCAGGACTTCGTCGAGGTGGTCCGGGAGGCCACCGACGGGCACGGGGCGGACGTCGTCCTGGACATCATCGGGGCCAAGTACCTGGCCCGGAACCTCGACGTGCTGGCCACCGGCGGCCGGCTGGTCGGCATCGGCATGCAGGGCGGCACCAAGGCCAAGATCGATCTGGGCAAGCTGATGCGCAAGCGCGGCTCGGTGCACGCCACCACGCTGCGCTCGCGGCCGGCGACCGGGCCCGGCGGCAAGGCCGAGATCGTGGCGGCGGTGCGGCACGACGTGTGGCCCGACGTCGAGCGGGGCGTCGTCCGGCCGATCGTGGACCGCCGGCTGCCGATGTCCCGGGCCGGCGAGGCGCACGCGCTGCTGGAGTCCAGCGGCCACATCGGCAAGGTCCTGCTGCTCCCCGGCTGA
- a CDS encoding cysteine desulfurase-like protein, with amino-acid sequence MSSGEGQLDVARVRGLFPGLSDGLVHADGPGGALVPESVVRAVSQAMRVPIAGRGGVFASSARAEQLVAGARSAVADLVGGSPAGVVLGPNLTTLTYGVARALAKHWGHGDEIVVSRLDHDANIRPWLQVAAALGMTVRWAEVDIETGELPDWQYDELVTARTRLVAVTAASSAIGTRPDVAAIAERAHRVGALVVVDAAHAAPHAPLDVDELGADFLLLSAYKWCGPHVGALVAHPGLLEELEPDKLLPASERVPDRFETGAPPFELYAGVAASVDHLAALCLEATGTRRERLRTSMAAVSRYEEQLFTRLDAALRSMAHVQVLGDPGWTTPTLSFTVDRLRPRQAATELARNGVCAWDGDFYSRELFDAIGVNEAGGAVRLGLMHYNTAEEVDRLVEAVADLR; translated from the coding sequence ATGTCGTCGGGGGAGGGCCAGCTGGACGTGGCCCGCGTCCGGGGCCTGTTCCCCGGGCTGTCCGACGGCCTCGTGCACGCCGACGGACCCGGCGGCGCGCTGGTCCCGGAGAGCGTGGTGCGCGCCGTCTCCCAGGCGATGCGGGTGCCGATCGCCGGCCGGGGCGGCGTCTTCGCCTCCTCCGCCCGGGCCGAGCAGCTGGTCGCCGGCGCGCGGTCCGCGGTGGCCGATCTGGTGGGCGGCTCGCCTGCCGGCGTCGTCCTCGGACCGAACCTGACCACGCTGACGTACGGCGTCGCCCGGGCGCTGGCCAAGCACTGGGGTCACGGCGACGAGATCGTGGTCAGCCGGCTAGACCACGACGCCAACATCCGCCCGTGGCTGCAGGTCGCCGCCGCGCTCGGGATGACCGTGCGGTGGGCCGAGGTGGACATCGAGACCGGGGAGCTGCCGGACTGGCAGTACGACGAACTGGTCACCGCCCGCACCCGGCTGGTCGCCGTCACCGCGGCCAGCAGCGCGATCGGCACCCGTCCCGACGTCGCCGCGATCGCCGAGCGGGCGCACCGGGTCGGGGCGCTGGTCGTCGTCGACGCCGCCCACGCCGCGCCGCACGCCCCGCTGGACGTCGACGAGCTGGGTGCGGACTTCCTCCTGCTGTCGGCCTACAAGTGGTGCGGCCCGCACGTCGGCGCGCTGGTCGCCCACCCGGGGCTGCTCGAGGAGCTGGAGCCGGACAAGCTGCTGCCCGCATCCGAGCGGGTGCCCGACCGGTTCGAGACGGGCGCGCCGCCGTTCGAGCTCTACGCCGGAGTGGCGGCCTCGGTCGACCACCTGGCGGCGCTCTGCCTCGAGGCCACCGGCACGCGGCGGGAACGGCTGCGCACCTCGATGGCCGCGGTGAGCCGCTACGAGGAGCAGCTGTTCACCCGGCTGGACGCCGCGCTGCGGTCGATGGCCCACGTGCAGGTGCTGGGCGACCCGGGGTGGACGACGCCGACGCTGTCCTTCACCGTCGACCGGCTGCGCCCCCGGCAGGCGGCCACCGAGCTGGCCCGCAACGGCGTCTGTGCCTGGGACGGCGACTTCTACTCCCGGGAGCTGTTCGACGCGATCGGGGTCAACGAGGCCGGCGGCGCGGTGCGACTGGGCCTGATGCACTACAACACCGCCGAGGAGGTCGACCGCCTCGTCGAGGCCGTCGCCGACCTGCGCTGA
- a CDS encoding bacterial proteasome activator family protein produces the protein MTAPGTGEPRPQQVLVVGPDGQPVGGMTLSDGDEGSMAGVGDLVEQPAKVMRIGTMIKQLLEEVRAAPLDDASRNRLRDIHASSIRELEQGLAPELREELDRITLPFTEGETPSDAELRIAQAQLVGWLEGVFHGIQTALFAQQMAARAQLEEMRRKALPPGAPAQEHRPGGGQYL, from the coding sequence ATGACAGCACCAGGCACCGGTGAGCCCCGTCCCCAGCAGGTCCTCGTCGTGGGCCCGGACGGTCAGCCGGTCGGGGGCATGACCCTGTCCGACGGCGACGAGGGCAGCATGGCCGGGGTCGGCGACCTCGTCGAGCAGCCGGCCAAGGTCATGCGGATCGGCACGATGATCAAGCAGCTGCTCGAGGAGGTGCGGGCGGCGCCCCTGGACGACGCCAGCCGGAACCGGCTGCGCGACATCCACGCCTCCTCGATCCGCGAGCTCGAGCAGGGGCTGGCCCCCGAGCTGCGCGAGGAGCTGGACCGGATCACGCTGCCGTTCACCGAGGGCGAGACCCCCTCGGACGCCGAGCTGCGGATCGCCCAGGCCCAGCTGGTCGGCTGGCTGGAGGGCGTCTTCCACGGCATCCAGACCGCGCTCTTCGCCCAGCAGATGGCCGCCCGCGCCCAGCTGGAGGAGATGCGTCGCAAGGCCCTCCCGCCGGGTGCGCCGGCCCAGGAGCACCGGCCCGGCGGCGGCCAGTACCTGTGA
- a CDS encoding glycerol dehydratase reactivase beta/small subunit family protein: MPGRLSGAAARPAVLVHRPPGAPAAVLREVRAGAEEEGVPTDVVDVPGRPADAVGLAHAAARASQLEVGIGVDDDGAVAVHHGKLPAHGPAATTGRDAGPGDWRRAGRVAARIVKGLPLS, translated from the coding sequence GTGCCCGGCCGGCTGAGCGGCGCCGCAGCGCGGCCGGCCGTCCTGGTGCACCGTCCCCCGGGTGCGCCGGCCGCGGTGCTGCGCGAGGTGCGCGCCGGCGCGGAGGAGGAAGGCGTGCCCACCGACGTCGTCGACGTGCCGGGCCGGCCGGCCGACGCCGTCGGGCTGGCGCACGCGGCCGCCCGGGCCTCGCAGCTGGAGGTGGGCATCGGCGTCGACGACGACGGCGCGGTCGCGGTGCACCACGGCAAGCTGCCCGCGCACGGCCCGGCCGCGACCACGGGCCGGGACGCCGGGCCCGGGGACTGGCGGCGGGCCGGCCGGGTCGCGGCCCGGATCGTGAAGGGCCTGCCGTTGAGCTGA
- a CDS encoding diol dehydratase reactivase subunit alpha produces the protein MGAPGHDPSSARLVVGVDIGNSTTEACLASLAPDGSVTYLGADLTRTTGVKGTPDNTAGALRVVRDVLARAGRRPEEVHTVLLNEATPVISGLAMETITETIITESTMIGHNPTTPGGQGLAVGTTVAIADLAGHPPGEPVVCVVPVEWDFDDVARVVNAAVARGVAVVAAVLAGDDAVLVTNRLDFPVPVVDEVRAVEKVPLGMLAAVEVAAPGRTIRTLSDSYGLASVFGLDPDQTRAVSPVARALTGNRSAVVVRTPSGDVTDRRIPVGELVLRGAGRELRVDVDAGAEAIMATVARLQPLDDVHGEPGTHVGGMLAQVRDTMTDVLHDADGSAEPAAIAIRDVLAVDTFVPAEVRGGLAGEVALENAVALAAMVRTSRSRMQLVADQVSAALGARAEIGGVEGEMAVGGALTTPGVDRPVAVLDLGGGSTDAALMTRDGVCTAVHVAGAGELVTKLIDSELALGDREVAEGVKWHPLAKVESFFHLRHEDGTVQFFDHPFPPQVFARVVVMTPDGPVPVDTRHGLDHVRRVRRAAKSRVFVVNAVRALRQVAPGGDLRALDFVVLLGGSALDFEIPELIADELAPYGIVCGTGNVLGTQGPRTAVASGLVRSHAAAMSCPAG, from the coding sequence GTGGGGGCGCCCGGCCACGACCCGTCGTCGGCCCGGCTGGTCGTCGGCGTCGACATCGGCAACTCGACGACCGAGGCCTGCCTGGCCAGCCTCGCTCCGGACGGGTCGGTGACCTACCTGGGCGCCGACCTGACCCGCACCACCGGCGTCAAGGGCACCCCGGACAACACCGCCGGCGCGCTCCGGGTGGTCCGCGACGTGCTCGCGCGGGCCGGACGGCGGCCCGAGGAGGTGCACACCGTCCTGCTCAACGAGGCCACCCCGGTGATCAGCGGCCTGGCGATGGAGACCATCACCGAGACGATCATCACCGAGTCCACGATGATCGGGCACAACCCGACGACCCCGGGCGGGCAGGGGCTCGCGGTGGGCACCACCGTGGCGATCGCCGACCTGGCGGGGCACCCCCCGGGCGAACCGGTGGTCTGCGTGGTGCCGGTCGAATGGGACTTCGACGACGTCGCGCGGGTGGTCAACGCCGCCGTCGCCCGCGGGGTGGCAGTGGTGGCCGCCGTCCTCGCCGGGGACGACGCCGTGCTGGTCACCAACCGGCTGGACTTCCCGGTGCCGGTCGTCGACGAGGTGCGCGCGGTCGAGAAGGTGCCGCTGGGCATGCTGGCCGCGGTCGAGGTGGCCGCACCGGGCCGGACCATCCGCACGCTGTCGGACAGCTACGGGCTGGCCTCGGTGTTCGGCCTGGACCCCGACCAGACCCGGGCGGTCTCCCCGGTGGCCCGCGCACTCACCGGGAACCGGTCGGCGGTGGTGGTGCGCACCCCGTCCGGCGACGTCACCGACCGGCGGATCCCGGTCGGGGAGCTGGTGCTGCGCGGCGCGGGGCGGGAGCTCCGCGTCGACGTCGACGCCGGGGCCGAGGCGATCATGGCCACCGTCGCCCGCCTCCAGCCGCTGGACGACGTGCACGGGGAGCCGGGCACCCACGTCGGCGGGATGCTCGCCCAGGTCCGGGACACGATGACCGACGTGCTGCACGACGCCGACGGGTCGGCGGAGCCGGCGGCGATCGCCATCCGCGACGTCCTGGCGGTGGACACCTTCGTGCCCGCCGAGGTGCGCGGCGGGCTGGCCGGTGAGGTCGCGCTGGAGAACGCCGTGGCGCTAGCGGCGATGGTGCGGACCAGCCGCAGCCGGATGCAGCTGGTCGCCGACCAGGTGTCCGCCGCGCTCGGGGCCCGGGCGGAGATCGGCGGGGTCGAGGGGGAGATGGCCGTGGGCGGGGCGCTGACCACCCCCGGCGTCGACCGGCCGGTCGCCGTCCTGGACCTCGGCGGCGGGTCGACCGACGCCGCGCTGATGACCCGGGACGGGGTGTGCACCGCCGTCCACGTGGCCGGCGCCGGGGAGCTGGTGACCAAGCTGATCGACTCCGAGCTGGCGCTGGGGGACCGGGAGGTCGCCGAGGGCGTCAAGTGGCACCCGCTGGCCAAGGTGGAGAGCTTCTTCCACCTGCGGCACGAGGACGGCACGGTGCAGTTCTTCGACCACCCGTTCCCGCCGCAGGTCTTCGCCCGCGTCGTGGTGATGACGCCGGACGGCCCGGTGCCCGTCGACACCCGGCACGGCCTGGACCACGTCCGCCGGGTGCGCCGGGCGGCCAAGAGCCGGGTCTTCGTCGTCAACGCCGTCCGGGCGCTGCGGCAGGTCGCGCCCGGGGGCGACCTGCGGGCACTGGACTTCGTGGTGCTGCTGGGCGGCTCGGCGCTGGACTTCGAGATCCCCGAGCTGATCGCCGACGAGCTGGCGCCCTACGGCATCGTCTGCGGCACCGGCAACGTGCTGGGCACCCAGGGCCCGCGCACCGCCGTGGCCTCGGGACTGGTCCGGTCCCACGCGGCCGCGATGTCGTGCCCGGCCGGCTGA
- a CDS encoding propanediol/glycerol family dehydratase medium subunit produces the protein MTTAAPDRTVRLRELSPAMRGTRPDEVVIAVSPAFAGHFTKTIVDVPHAEVLRQLMAGIEEQGVASRLVRVRETADLAAIAHLGAKLSGSGIAVGVLSRGTTMIHQKDLARLSNLELFPQSPLLDPAVFRMIGSNAAQYAKGESPQPVPTRNDQMARPRWQAKAALLHLKEFECIETGRSPVEVEAVFEPAPVG, from the coding sequence ATGACGACCGCCGCCCCCGACCGCACCGTCCGGCTCCGCGAGCTGTCCCCGGCGATGCGGGGCACCCGCCCCGACGAGGTGGTCATCGCCGTCTCCCCGGCCTTCGCCGGGCACTTCACCAAGACGATCGTCGACGTCCCGCACGCCGAGGTGCTGCGCCAGCTGATGGCCGGCATCGAGGAGCAGGGCGTGGCCTCCCGGCTGGTCCGGGTCCGGGAGACCGCGGACCTGGCGGCGATCGCACACCTCGGCGCCAAGCTGTCCGGCTCCGGCATCGCCGTCGGCGTGCTGTCCCGCGGGACGACGATGATCCACCAGAAGGACCTCGCCCGGCTGAGCAACCTGGAGCTGTTCCCGCAGTCGCCGCTGCTGGACCCGGCGGTGTTCCGCATGATCGGGTCCAACGCCGCGCAGTACGCCAAGGGGGAGTCGCCCCAGCCGGTGCCCACGCGCAACGACCAGATGGCCCGACCCCGCTGGCAGGCCAAGGCCGCGCTCCTGCACCTCAAGGAGTTCGAGTGCATCGAGACCGGCCGGAGCCCGGTGGAGGTCGAGGCCGTCTTCGAGCCGGCCCCCGTGGGCTGA
- a CDS encoding propanediol/glycerol family dehydratase large subunit, which translates to MTATQPRPADQPRHSLRTEVLEARPVNLDGFVEEWPEKGLVAMESDFDPAPSVRVEDGRIVELDGKQRADFDFMDTFIADHAIDVASAEESNALPSAEIARMLIDPRVSRDEVLAVTRGLTPAKVLDVVKLMNVVEIMQGMQKMRARRTPANQAHSTSARDNPIQVAADAAEGALRGFAELETTLGVVRYAPLVAIALQVGAQVGRGGVLTQCALEEATELELGMRGITAYAETISIYGTESVFIDGDDTPWSKAFLASAYASRGIKMRFTSGTGSEVQMGNAEGKSMLFLEIRCILMAKGAGVQGLQNGSISCIGVPGAVPGGLRAVAAENLVASMMDLECASGNDQSFSHSAMRRTARMMPQLLPGTDFVCSGYSAVPNADNMFAGSNFDTEDYDDWNTIQRDFQVDGGLRHVREDEILLARGKAARALQALFAHLDLPAVTDEEVEAATYANSSADYPFRDVLADLKGAQAVMDRGITGLDLVKGLEAGGFSDVAENLLTVLRQRVSGDLLQTSAVLTADFTPLSAINDPNDYAGPGTGYRLQGERWAELKKLRHVTSATDPESEVG; encoded by the coding sequence ATGACCGCCACCCAGCCGCGGCCGGCGGACCAGCCCCGGCACTCGCTGCGCACCGAGGTCCTGGAGGCCCGCCCGGTCAACCTCGACGGGTTCGTCGAGGAGTGGCCCGAGAAGGGCCTCGTCGCGATGGAGAGCGACTTCGACCCGGCGCCCAGCGTGCGCGTCGAGGACGGTCGCATCGTCGAGCTGGACGGCAAGCAGCGCGCCGACTTCGACTTCATGGACACCTTCATCGCCGACCACGCCATCGACGTGGCCTCCGCCGAGGAGTCCAACGCCCTCCCCTCGGCGGAGATCGCCCGGATGCTCATCGACCCGCGGGTGTCCCGGGACGAGGTCCTCGCGGTCACCCGTGGGCTGACCCCGGCGAAGGTCCTCGACGTCGTCAAGCTGATGAACGTCGTCGAGATCATGCAGGGGATGCAGAAGATGCGCGCCCGGCGCACCCCGGCCAACCAGGCGCACTCCACCAGCGCCCGGGACAACCCCATCCAGGTCGCCGCGGACGCGGCGGAGGGGGCGCTGCGCGGCTTCGCCGAGCTGGAGACGACGCTCGGCGTCGTCCGCTACGCGCCCCTGGTGGCGATCGCGCTGCAGGTGGGCGCCCAGGTCGGCCGCGGCGGCGTGCTCACCCAGTGCGCGCTGGAGGAGGCCACCGAGCTCGAGCTCGGCATGCGCGGCATCACCGCCTACGCCGAGACGATCTCGATCTACGGCACCGAGTCGGTGTTCATCGACGGCGACGACACCCCGTGGTCCAAGGCGTTCCTCGCCTCCGCCTACGCCTCCCGCGGGATCAAGATGCGCTTCACCTCCGGCACCGGCTCGGAGGTGCAGATGGGCAACGCCGAGGGCAAGTCGATGCTCTTCCTGGAGATCCGCTGCATCCTGATGGCCAAGGGAGCCGGGGTGCAGGGCCTGCAGAACGGCTCGATCAGCTGCATCGGGGTGCCCGGCGCCGTCCCCGGTGGGCTGCGCGCGGTGGCCGCGGAGAACCTGGTGGCCAGCATGATGGACCTGGAGTGCGCCTCCGGGAACGACCAGTCGTTCTCCCACTCGGCGATGCGCCGGACCGCCCGGATGATGCCGCAGCTGCTGCCCGGCACCGACTTCGTCTGCTCCGGCTACTCGGCGGTGCCGAACGCGGACAACATGTTCGCCGGGTCGAACTTCGACACCGAGGACTACGACGACTGGAACACCATCCAGCGCGACTTCCAGGTCGACGGCGGGCTGCGGCACGTGCGGGAGGACGAGATCCTGCTCGCCCGGGGCAAGGCGGCCCGGGCGCTGCAGGCGCTGTTCGCCCACCTGGACCTGCCGGCGGTCACCGACGAGGAGGTGGAGGCCGCGACCTACGCCAACTCCTCCGCCGACTACCCGTTCCGCGACGTGCTCGCCGACCTCAAGGGCGCCCAGGCGGTCATGGACCGGGGCATCACCGGCCTGGACCTGGTCAAGGGGCTGGAGGCCGGCGGGTTCTCCGACGTCGCCGAGAACCTGCTGACCGTGCTGCGCCAGCGGGTCTCCGGGGACCTGCTGCAGACCTCCGCGGTGCTCACCGCCGACTTCACCCCGCTGTCGGCGATCAACGACCCGAACGACTACGCCGGCCCCGGCACCGGCTACCGCCTGCAGGGCGAACGCTGGGCGGAGCTGAAGAAGCTGCGGCACGTCACGTCCGCGACCGACCCCGAGAGCGAGGTGGGCTGA
- a CDS encoding diol dehydratase small subunit — protein sequence MSTSLDTGLTTGDYPLSVNRPELLRTPTGKPITALTMDAVVSGELSAEDLRIAPETLELQAQLADASNRPQLAMNFRRAAEMCAIPDAEVLGMYNALRPRASTAAQLTELADRLQGTWSAPVCAALVREAAEVYARRDLLARPDDAGSEDGEDTP from the coding sequence ATGAGCACCTCGCTGGACACCGGACTGACCACCGGGGACTACCCGCTGTCGGTCAACCGGCCGGAACTGCTCCGGACGCCGACGGGCAAGCCGATCACCGCGCTCACGATGGACGCGGTCGTGTCGGGCGAGCTGTCGGCCGAGGACCTGCGGATCGCCCCGGAGACCCTGGAGCTGCAGGCCCAGCTGGCCGATGCCAGCAACCGCCCGCAGCTGGCCATGAACTTCCGGCGGGCCGCGGAGATGTGCGCGATCCCCGACGCCGAGGTGCTCGGCATGTACAACGCGCTGCGCCCGCGCGCCTCCACCGCCGCCCAGCTCACCGAGCTGGCCGACCGCCTGCAGGGGACCTGGTCCGCGCCGGTGTGCGCGGCGCTCGTCCGCGAGGCAGCCGAGGTCTACGCCCGCCGCGACCTGCTCGCCCGGCCCGACGACGCCGGCTCCGAGGACGGAGAGGACACCCCATGA